In Pantoea cypripedii, the DNA window CGCCCGATACTGACGAATCTGTTCGCGCAGCAGTGGCTCCGGTGCCACAGCCAGCGGATGCTCAGGCGCGACCGCAAACACATACTCCAGCCAGCCGAGCGGCTGACAGCCAATCTCTTTCCGCGTCGCCGGTTCCTGCACCGCACCAAATACCATATCCGCCTCGCCGTAATGCAGCGCCTCCCAGCAGCCGGCCAGCACATCGTGGCGGAACTGGAGCTGAGTATGCGAATGCTGCTGGTAAAATTCATCAATCAGCGGGGTCAGCAGGCTAAAGGGCACGGAGGCATCGACGCTGATCACCAGCTGGCTCTCCCAGCCGCTTTCCACGTAACGCGCCTGCTGCTCCAGCTCGTTCACCGCACGTAATAATGTGCGGCCTTTTTCCAGCATCAGACGGCCGGTCGGCGTAAAAGTCGCGCGATGGCCGGAGCGATCCAACAGCGTGATTTTCAGATCGCTTTCCATTTTCTGCACGGTATAACTCAGTGCGGACGCAGTTTTGAACAGCCTTGCCGCCGCTGCGGCAAAGGTGCCGTGACGATCGAGCGCATCCAGAATCAGCAGCGCTTCAAGGTTTAAACGCATTCCTCATCCCCTCCCCAAAATTTGTTGAACAACAACCCAAAAACAATCCGTTATCAATAAACGCTCTCATTTCGTATTTTTTTCCTCAACGAAGCAAGCACTTTCACCCGCGAGACGCACCGAGGAACAGACCATGAAATACTCACAACAGGCTCATCATGTCACGCTGGTGATCACGCACAGCATCCAGCCAGAAAAGCAGGCCGATTACGAAAAGTGGCTGGAAACCATCATGCCGCAGGCCGCCAGCTTTCCAGGACACCTTGGGGTGAACGTGCTGCGCCCGGTACATGGCGACAACGCCTACACCGTGCTAATCCGCTTTATCGGCATGGATGAGTTGTATGCCTGGCTGAAATCCCCGGCTCGCCAGGAGCTGGTTAAAGAGCTGCCTGCCATCCTCGCCCAGCCGGAACATATCGAAGTGCGTCCCGGCGCGGCGTTCTGGTTCACCCCGACGCAAAAAGGCCAGGTCAAACCCGCCAAATGGAAACAATACTTACTGACGCTGGGGGTGATTTTCCCCTCAGCCAACCTGGTCCCCTGGTTCTGGAATACGGTGTTGCCTGTCAGCCACGGCACGCTGTGGGGGAATTTTCTCGACAATGCCAGCGTGGTGGCGTTAGTGGTTTTCCTGTGGATGCCACTGCTGACCCGCGTGTTGAAACAATGGCTGATTGGCAGCAAAGCATAATCTGACAGGAGAAGACACATGACCACCGCTTCACTGATTTTGACTAACGGCAAATTCCACACCGTTGACCGCGCCAATCCGCTGGCAACCGCCGTGGCGATTAAAGATGGCAAGTTTCTCGCTGTAGGGAGCGAAGCAGAAGTGATGCGCTTTGCCGGAAGCAGCACGCAAATTATCGATGCCAAAGGCCACACAGGCATTCCCGGCCTTAACGACTCACACCTGCACCTGATTCGTGGTGGCCTGAACTACAATCTGGAACTGCGCTGGGAAGGCGTGCCGTCGCTGGCGGATGCGTTGCGCATGCTGCGCGAACAGGCCCTGCGAACCCCATCACCGCAGTGGGTGCGCGTGGTCGGCGGCTGGACCGAGTTCCAGTTTGCCGAACGTCGCATGCCAACGCTGGACGAAATCAACGCTGCCGCGCCGGATACGCCGGTGTTTATCCTGCATCTGTATGACCGCGCCCTGCTCAACCGCGCCGCGCTGAAAGTGGTGGGTTACACCAAAGACACGCCGAATCCGCCGGGCGGCGAGATCCAGCGCGACAGCAACGGCAACCCGACCGGGATGCTGATCGCCCGTCCCAACGCCATGCTGCTGTACGCCACGCTGGCAAAAGGTCCGAAACTGCCGCTGGAGCAACAGGTCAACTCTACCCGTCAGTTTATGCGTGAGCTGAATCGCTTGGGACTGACCAGCGCTATCGATGCTGGCGGCGGTTTCCAGAACTATCCCGATGATTACGATGTGATTTCTGAGTTGCATGCCAAAAAGCAGCTGACGGTGCGCATCGCCTATAACCTGTTTACTCAGCGCCCTGGTCATGAGCTGGAAGATTTCGAAAAGTGGACCGATATGCTGAAACCAGGCCAGGGCACCAATTTCCTGCGGCACAACGGTGCGGGAGAAATGCTGGTGTTCTCAGCGGCCGATTTTGAGGACTTCCTCGAACCACGCCCGGATCTGGCCCCGGGCATGGAAGATGAGCTGGAACGCGTGGTGCGTCATCTGGTGGAGCACCGCTGGCCATTCCGCCTGCATGCCACCTATAACGAATCCATCAGCCGTATGCTGGATGTGTTCGAGAAAGTAAACCGCGACATTCCGTTTAACGGCCTGCACTGGTTCTTCGATCACGCGGAAACCATCACCGAAGCCAATATCGAACGGGTTAAGGCACTGGGCGGCGGTATCGCGGTGCAGCACCGCATGGCGTTCCAGGGCGAATATTTTGTTGACCGCTACGGCAAACAGGCGGCGAAACAGACGCCGCCGGTGGCGCGCATGCTGGATGCTGAAGTACCGGTGGGTCTGGGCACCGATGCCACCCGCGTCGCCAGCTATAACCCGTGGACGGCGCTGTACTGGCTGGTCTCTGGCCGCACCGTCGGCGGTATGCAACTCTATGATGATAACGCCCGCATCGACCGCGAAACCGCGCTGATGCTGTGGACCAAAGGCAGCGCCTGGTTCTCCAGCGAGCAGAGCGCCAAAGGTGAGATCAAGGTTGGGCAACTGGCGGATCTGGTGCTGTTGTCGAAAGATTTCTTTAGCGTGCCGGAAGAGGAGATTAAAGGGATTGAATCGGTGCTGACTCTGGTTGATGGTGATGTGGTTTACGCAGCGGGCAGCTTTACCCCGCTGGCACCCCCACCGGTGCCGGTGTTGCCGGAGTGGTCACCGGTGGTGACCGTGCCGGGTCATTATCGCAGCGCACCGCCGCAGGCAGCGGGACGTGCTGCAATGATGCCGAAGGTGCATCAGTGCAGCGGCCCGTGTGGCGTGCACAGCCATGCCCACGATGTTGCACGTCAGTCGTCGGTGCCGGTCTCCGATAACAATGCCTTCTGGGGGGCGCTGGGCTGTTCCTGCTTCGCGTTTTGAGGGTTTTTGCCCGCTGGAATGAGACAGGAGGCATTGATGCCTTCTGTTGCCACTCTGGCTCAGAATACAGGGCTATGTCTGTGAATTTCCCCGGCGATCGCGGCATCGTTATCACTGATAAACTGCAGCGAGTTAATCAGTAATAACGCTGAAACCGTGCGGTTTTCATTAATATGT includes these proteins:
- a CDS encoding LysR family transcriptional regulator; the protein is MRLNLEALLILDALDRHGTFAAAAARLFKTASALSYTVQKMESDLKITLLDRSGHRATFTPTGRLMLEKGRTLLRAVNELEQQARYVESGWESQLVISVDASVPFSLLTPLIDEFYQQHSHTQLQFRHDVLAGCWEALHYGEADMVFGAVQEPATRKEIGCQPLGWLEYVFAVAPEHPLAVAPEPLLREQIRQYRAVTVRDSSRHGAGIDLRVLDEQKTLSVHDFPSKLQAQLAGLGCGYLPRYLAEPHLRSGALVERQLDSECRRDMAYLAWNESANGNAATWWRERLPTLPDLHDIYLPA
- a CDS encoding antibiotic biosynthesis monooxygenase yields the protein MKYSQQAHHVTLVITHSIQPEKQADYEKWLETIMPQAASFPGHLGVNVLRPVHGDNAYTVLIRFIGMDELYAWLKSPARQELVKELPAILAQPEHIEVRPGAAFWFTPTQKGQVKPAKWKQYLLTLGVIFPSANLVPWFWNTVLPVSHGTLWGNFLDNASVVALVVFLWMPLLTRVLKQWLIGSKA
- a CDS encoding amidohydrolase; this translates as MTTASLILTNGKFHTVDRANPLATAVAIKDGKFLAVGSEAEVMRFAGSSTQIIDAKGHTGIPGLNDSHLHLIRGGLNYNLELRWEGVPSLADALRMLREQALRTPSPQWVRVVGGWTEFQFAERRMPTLDEINAAAPDTPVFILHLYDRALLNRAALKVVGYTKDTPNPPGGEIQRDSNGNPTGMLIARPNAMLLYATLAKGPKLPLEQQVNSTRQFMRELNRLGLTSAIDAGGGFQNYPDDYDVISELHAKKQLTVRIAYNLFTQRPGHELEDFEKWTDMLKPGQGTNFLRHNGAGEMLVFSAADFEDFLEPRPDLAPGMEDELERVVRHLVEHRWPFRLHATYNESISRMLDVFEKVNRDIPFNGLHWFFDHAETITEANIERVKALGGGIAVQHRMAFQGEYFVDRYGKQAAKQTPPVARMLDAEVPVGLGTDATRVASYNPWTALYWLVSGRTVGGMQLYDDNARIDRETALMLWTKGSAWFSSEQSAKGEIKVGQLADLVLLSKDFFSVPEEEIKGIESVLTLVDGDVVYAAGSFTPLAPPPVPVLPEWSPVVTVPGHYRSAPPQAAGRAAMMPKVHQCSGPCGVHSHAHDVARQSSVPVSDNNAFWGALGCSCFAF